The Danio rerio strain Tuebingen ecotype United States chromosome 20, GRCz12tu, whole genome shotgun sequence genome contains the following window.
CTGCTCCTGACCGCCCTTCATGACCCGTCTGAGCGCCTTCCAGCGCGTCGCGCGGCAGTACGCGGACATCGCGGACTCTCTGCTGGTGTACATCGAGGAGGCGCACCCGTCCGACGGCTGGGTGAGCTCCGACGCGCCCGTGCAGATCCCGCGGCACCGCTGCCTGGAGGACCGGCTCCGCGCCGCGCAGATGCTGCACCGGGAGGCGGCGGGCAGCGCGGTGGTCGTGGACTCCATGCAGAACTCCTGCAACGCGGCGTACGGCGCGTATTTCGAGCGGCTGTACATCGTAAAGGACGCGACGGTGGTGTACCAAGGCGGCCGCGGACCCGAGGGGTACCGGATCGCGGAGCTCAGAGACTGGCTGGAGCGCTACAGGAGCGGCCTGCAGGAGTCCGCGGTGCTGCACGTCTAGGAGACCCATACACTGAGtgattgagtgattgattgagtgagtgagtgattaattgaTTGAGTGTTTTACTTCTCCTCATCATTGGCTGTGTTTCAAAACCG
Protein-coding sequences here:
- the dio3b gene encoding iodothyronine deiodinase 3b (UGA stop codon recoded as selenocysteine), whose protein sequence is MEMLQGSAGVQSALKNAAVCVLLLPRFLLAALMLCLLDFLCIRRKLLLKMQEGAFSSPDDPPLRVSDSNKMFTLESLRAVWYGQKLDFFKSARLGGAAPNTEVFPLDGDARAAERILDYARGRRPLILNFGSCSUPPFMTRLSAFQRVARQYADIADSLLVYIEEAHPSDGWVSSDAPVQIPRHRCLEDRLRAAQMLHREAAGSAVVVDSMQNSCNAAYGAYFERLYIVKDATVVYQGGRGPEGYRIAELRDWLERYRSGLQESAVLHV